Proteins co-encoded in one Arthrobacter sp. ERGS1:01 genomic window:
- a CDS encoding AAA family ATPase: MRIHRLEIQAFGPFAGRECVDFDALGAQGLFLLNGSTGAGKTSVLDAVAYALYGQVPGARNGAVKRLRSHHAADGVGPEVVCEFSAGGRRLEVRRSPEWMRPAKRGSGTTREQASTQLREKVDGSWVPLSQRNDEAASEIQRLLGMNMEQFTKVILLAQGEFAAFLRASAKDREELLEKLFGTEIYQDVELRLAADARDAAAGVADGMARLAGHEALARTQSLQVLETSGLLDEETGETPDDAVDGDAANAEVAHAGLDSSGTELFDWLAESIATAQRQLGDAVADAEQRNEQAVDALAAAEQRHGRHAVRDAALAEQARLASLAPDADGWRESMKRHREAEVLAAVVAAADKTAASLDNAGKRVRAATEGFAANALATALAGEADAADPTLAALGALDQDLSGQLATVAAAEPGEQRLVKLAAELAAGELALAKSAADVAAHQGAQSDGQARLAEIRTELAVLRADAVPLPQARERHGSARELVDSILAHTSQAETVGTLAAADLASREAALAAKGSWLDAVELRLSLAAGELAATLVDGEPCQVCGSTVHPAPSTLAGSGADAVQAEKKAKAAHREAETNAEAALAGLSRARQELAVLAERGGGKDLAQARADVELAKEGLDAAMAADARLAELAADSEATETAVARAQEALLAASAQVASLTASNGALAQETGQLADGLLAARAGYDSLARRSEAIAAARQVIGDLQDALRRRDSAETAGTEAADALALALAGGSFADAAAVRDARLAAGEAAAVQERLDDYGRAGTLNTAQLNSADVAAAAVEAGKGIGAPTAAQLEELRSASRGFAAAARAAAVQLALARNAGEQLAETRAAFERSEASVAPLRERAALLGGLADAVRGAGENQLKMTLTSYVLAARLEQVAMAASARLSTMSGARYTLSHTDARAGGNRKSGLGLEVVDEWTQLSRDTSTLSGGESFMASLSLALGLADVVQQESGGLDIETLFVDEGFGSLDDESLDQVMDALEGLRDGGRVVGLVSHVADMKTRIPMHLHVTKGRNGSTLSLGQAG, from the coding sequence ATGAGGATTCACCGCCTTGAAATCCAGGCATTCGGGCCGTTCGCCGGACGTGAATGCGTCGACTTCGACGCGCTCGGCGCCCAGGGTTTGTTCCTGCTCAACGGCTCCACCGGCGCGGGCAAGACCAGCGTGCTTGATGCCGTGGCCTATGCCCTGTACGGCCAGGTTCCCGGCGCACGCAACGGTGCCGTCAAACGGCTGCGCAGCCACCATGCCGCCGACGGCGTGGGCCCCGAGGTGGTCTGCGAATTCAGCGCCGGCGGCCGGCGCCTGGAGGTGCGGCGCAGCCCCGAATGGATGCGCCCGGCCAAGCGCGGATCCGGCACCACCCGCGAGCAGGCGAGCACACAGCTGCGCGAAAAGGTCGACGGAAGCTGGGTGCCGCTATCGCAACGCAACGACGAGGCCGCCAGTGAGATCCAGCGCCTGCTGGGCATGAACATGGAGCAGTTCACGAAGGTGATCCTGCTGGCGCAGGGCGAATTTGCCGCGTTCCTGCGTGCCAGCGCCAAGGACCGCGAGGAGCTGCTGGAAAAGCTCTTTGGCACCGAAATTTACCAGGACGTCGAACTCCGGCTTGCCGCGGACGCCCGGGACGCCGCGGCCGGGGTGGCCGACGGGATGGCGCGCCTGGCCGGTCACGAGGCCCTGGCCCGCACCCAGTCCCTGCAGGTCCTTGAGACCTCCGGACTGCTGGATGAGGAGACGGGGGAGACTCCGGACGACGCCGTTGACGGCGATGCCGCCAATGCGGAGGTGGCGCACGCCGGACTGGACTCCAGCGGCACCGAGTTGTTTGACTGGCTGGCCGAATCCATTGCGACCGCACAGCGGCAGCTTGGCGATGCCGTGGCGGACGCCGAGCAGAGGAACGAACAGGCAGTGGACGCCCTTGCGGCGGCCGAACAACGCCACGGCCGGCACGCAGTGCGCGACGCCGCCCTTGCCGAGCAGGCCCGGCTTGCATCCCTGGCACCGGACGCCGACGGCTGGCGTGAATCCATGAAACGCCATCGTGAAGCCGAGGTGCTGGCTGCCGTGGTGGCTGCGGCCGACAAAACCGCCGCCAGCCTGGACAACGCCGGCAAGCGGGTCCGGGCGGCCACGGAGGGGTTTGCCGCAAATGCGCTGGCCACGGCACTTGCCGGAGAGGCCGATGCCGCGGACCCCACCCTGGCGGCACTGGGCGCCTTGGACCAGGACCTTTCGGGGCAGCTGGCCACCGTCGCCGCGGCGGAACCAGGCGAACAGCGCCTCGTGAAACTGGCAGCCGAGCTGGCAGCCGGTGAACTGGCCCTTGCCAAGTCCGCCGCCGACGTTGCGGCACACCAGGGCGCACAATCAGACGGGCAGGCACGGCTGGCGGAAATCCGGACGGAGTTGGCGGTGCTGCGGGCGGACGCGGTCCCGCTCCCGCAGGCGCGGGAGCGCCACGGGAGCGCCCGTGAGCTGGTGGACAGCATCCTCGCCCACACGTCCCAAGCCGAGACCGTGGGCACGCTGGCCGCCGCCGACCTTGCAAGCCGTGAGGCCGCGCTGGCCGCCAAGGGCAGCTGGCTCGACGCCGTCGAACTCCGGCTGTCGCTGGCCGCCGGCGAGCTGGCGGCGACCCTGGTGGACGGCGAACCCTGCCAGGTCTGCGGCAGCACGGTCCACCCGGCACCGTCCACGCTGGCCGGCTCCGGCGCCGACGCCGTACAAGCCGAAAAGAAGGCCAAGGCGGCCCACCGGGAAGCGGAAACGAACGCGGAGGCGGCGCTGGCCGGGCTGTCCCGCGCCCGCCAGGAACTGGCCGTCCTGGCCGAACGCGGTGGCGGGAAGGACCTGGCGCAGGCGCGGGCCGACGTCGAACTCGCCAAGGAAGGCCTCGATGCGGCCATGGCCGCGGACGCCCGGCTGGCGGAGCTTGCCGCCGATTCCGAGGCCACCGAAACGGCCGTGGCCCGTGCACAGGAGGCCCTTTTGGCGGCCAGTGCGCAGGTGGCCTCGCTGACCGCGTCCAACGGGGCACTGGCCCAGGAAACCGGGCAGCTGGCCGACGGCTTGCTGGCGGCTCGGGCCGGCTACGATTCCCTCGCGCGACGGAGTGAAGCGATTGCGGCTGCCCGGCAGGTGATCGGGGACCTCCAGGATGCGCTGCGCCGCCGGGACTCCGCCGAAACGGCGGGGACCGAGGCCGCCGACGCGCTTGCCCTGGCCCTGGCCGGTGGCAGCTTCGCCGACGCCGCCGCGGTACGCGACGCGCGGCTGGCTGCGGGCGAAGCCGCTGCCGTCCAGGAACGGCTGGACGACTACGGCCGTGCGGGCACCCTGAACACGGCGCAGTTGAACTCCGCCGACGTTGCCGCCGCGGCCGTCGAGGCGGGCAAGGGCATCGGCGCCCCCACCGCGGCACAACTGGAGGAACTGCGCTCCGCCTCGAGGGGCTTCGCCGCCGCCGCGAGGGCCGCCGCCGTGCAGCTGGCGCTGGCTCGCAACGCCGGCGAACAACTGGCCGAGACCAGGGCCGCGTTTGAGCGCAGCGAGGCGTCCGTGGCGCCGCTGCGTGAAAGGGCCGCCCTGCTCGGCGGCCTGGCCGACGCCGTCCGCGGCGCCGGCGAGAACCAGTTGAAGATGACGCTCACCAGCTACGTCCTGGCGGCCCGGCTGGAACAGGTGGCCATGGCTGCATCGGCCCGCCTGTCCACCATGAGCGGCGCCCGCTACACGCTCAGCCACACCGACGCGCGGGCCGGCGGCAACCGGAAATCCGGGCTGGGCCTTGAGGTCGTGGATGAGTGGACCCAGCTGAGCCGGGACACGTCAACGCTGTCCGGCGGGGAGTCGTTCATGGCGTCGCTGTCGCTGGCACTGGGGCTGGCCGACGTCGTGCAACAGGAATCCGGCGGACTGGACATCGAAACGCTCTTTGTCGACGAAGGCTTTGGCAGCCTGGACGACGAATCGCTGGACCAGGTCATGGATGCGCTGGAAGGACTGCGTGACGGCGGCCGGGTGGTGGGCCTGGTCAGCCATGTGGCGGACATGAAAACCCGGATTCCCATGCACCTGCACGTGACCAAGGGCCGGAACGGATCAACACTGTCCCTGGGGCAGGCCGGGTAG
- a CDS encoding exonuclease SbcCD subunit D: MKLLHTSDWHLGRSFHGVGTLAAQRRFADQLLHTVESEHVDVVLLAGDVYDRALPNVDVVNLFDDILARLSAAGVPLVLTSGNHDSATRLGFGGRIMERAGVHLRTRIADLATPVMLPLGAGTDGPQLAIYGIPYLEPRLVAEALDADAATHFAVTEAAVGRIKADLAQRPAGTASVVLAHTFASGGITSASERDLSIGGVGAVPLDLFEGFTYTGLGHLHGRQKLSESVRYSGSPLPYSFSEAAHTKGAWLVDITEAGLGAVRAIDWAPERALSLVRGKLDDVLAGEQWADAETHYCQITLTDDDRPANAMERLRTRFPHTLVLTFEPENARDATAKSYSQRVSGAVDELDLCCGFLDHVRHRPADDDEQTVLREALASVHALEAAQ; encoded by the coding sequence ATGAAGTTGTTGCATACCTCGGACTGGCATCTGGGCCGGTCGTTCCACGGCGTTGGCACGCTGGCGGCCCAACGGCGCTTCGCCGACCAACTGCTGCACACCGTGGAGAGCGAACACGTCGACGTGGTGTTACTGGCCGGGGACGTTTACGACCGCGCCCTGCCCAACGTGGACGTCGTCAACCTTTTTGACGACATCCTGGCCCGGCTCAGCGCCGCCGGAGTGCCGCTGGTGCTCACGAGCGGCAACCACGACTCCGCCACCAGGCTGGGCTTTGGCGGCCGCATCATGGAACGGGCCGGGGTGCACCTGCGTACCCGGATCGCCGACCTCGCCACCCCCGTCATGCTGCCGCTGGGCGCCGGCACTGATGGACCGCAGCTTGCCATCTACGGCATCCCGTACCTGGAACCACGTCTGGTGGCCGAAGCGCTCGATGCCGACGCCGCCACCCACTTTGCCGTGACCGAGGCCGCCGTCGGGCGCATCAAGGCGGACCTGGCCCAACGCCCGGCCGGCACCGCCTCGGTGGTGCTGGCACACACCTTTGCCAGCGGCGGCATCACCTCGGCGAGCGAACGGGATTTGTCGATCGGCGGGGTCGGTGCCGTGCCGCTGGATCTGTTCGAAGGCTTCACGTACACGGGCCTGGGTCATCTGCACGGCCGGCAAAAGCTCAGCGAGTCCGTTCGCTACTCCGGCTCGCCGCTGCCGTATTCCTTCTCCGAGGCCGCCCACACCAAGGGCGCCTGGCTCGTTGACATCACCGAGGCCGGCCTTGGTGCCGTCCGGGCCATTGACTGGGCGCCCGAACGCGCACTTTCCCTGGTGCGGGGCAAGCTCGACGACGTGCTGGCGGGGGAGCAGTGGGCGGACGCAGAGACGCACTATTGCCAGATCACGCTCACCGACGACGACAGGCCGGCCAACGCCATGGAGCGGCTGCGCACCCGCTTCCCGCATACGTTGGTGCTGACCTTTGAGCCGGAGAATGCCAGGGACGCCACCGCGAAGTCCTACAGCCAGCGGGTCTCCGGGGCGGTCGATGAGCTGGATTTGTGCTGCGGTTTCCTAGACCATGTCCGCCACCGGCCCGCCGACGACGACGAACAAACGGTGTTGCGCGAGGCCCTGGCTTCCGTCCACGCCCTGGAGGCCGCCCAATGA
- a CDS encoding aquaporin codes for MTTSGSAQAPVQPYPLSTRIAIEALGSFFIVFAGLATALFSPTVSTVAFAYGLAMVAALAAFGHVSNGYFNPAFSVAMAVAGRIKWVPAVLYVVAQTVGAILSAMVLYVLIKVLPSDATGGVGKIFSSLANGYDAHSPSKVPFAGVLIVEVIAMAILVAVLLGATSVRNKGTLGPIAIGLAFGVAMTITLPISNGSLNPARAMSVVFLSDSWALGQLWLFWLAPLCGAALAAAIYRSFQSVGPVAVPAVAADDVAASDDDDDAVEAPDAAEDEAALPRPVPASATSAEAPAAPAAPRKNEAQDFFDSSGK; via the coding sequence ATGACTACATCCGGATCGGCCCAGGCCCCGGTGCAGCCCTACCCGCTGAGCACCCGCATCGCCATTGAGGCGTTGGGCAGCTTCTTCATCGTCTTTGCCGGACTGGCCACGGCCCTGTTCAGCCCGACGGTGTCCACCGTCGCGTTCGCCTACGGCCTGGCCATGGTGGCGGCGCTGGCGGCGTTTGGGCATGTCAGCAACGGCTACTTCAACCCGGCGTTCTCGGTGGCGATGGCCGTGGCCGGGCGCATCAAGTGGGTTCCGGCCGTGCTGTACGTGGTGGCCCAGACCGTTGGCGCTATCCTCTCCGCCATGGTCTTGTATGTGCTGATCAAGGTCCTGCCCAGCGATGCGACGGGCGGGGTCGGCAAGATCTTCAGCTCCCTCGCCAACGGTTATGACGCACATTCACCGTCAAAGGTTCCGTTTGCCGGGGTGCTGATTGTCGAGGTCATCGCCATGGCCATCCTGGTGGCAGTGCTGCTCGGCGCCACCTCGGTGCGCAACAAGGGCACCCTGGGCCCCATCGCGATCGGCCTGGCGTTCGGCGTGGCCATGACCATCACGCTTCCCATCAGCAACGGTTCGCTGAACCCGGCCCGCGCCATGTCCGTGGTCTTCCTCTCCGACTCCTGGGCCTTGGGTCAGCTGTGGCTGTTCTGGCTGGCTCCGCTGTGTGGTGCCGCGCTCGCCGCCGCCATCTACCGCTCCTTCCAGTCCGTTGGCCCGGTTGCGGTCCCCGCCGTGGCTGCCGACGACGTCGCCGCCTCCGACGATGACGACGACGCCGTCGAGGCTCCCGACGCGGCCGAGGACGAGGCGGCCCTGCCGCGGCCCGTCCCGGCCTCCGCCACGTCGGCGGAAGCTCCTGCCGCCCCGGCAGCCCCGCGCAAGAACGAGGCCCAGGACTTCTTCGACTCCTCGGGCAAGTAG
- a CDS encoding DUF202 domain-containing protein codes for MSTPIAPPRDPGLQPERTALSWRRTIMSVIAADILIWRGWLHALTKESTGAAPAGLFSTGLSDHVVGLGIAAIVACLTTITLVACAVGRIRVLRAGVGQLEMQGDIAPSPLMLRTASAAIVALAVAAMGALVLGM; via the coding sequence GTGTCCACCCCCATCGCGCCACCCCGGGACCCGGGCCTGCAACCCGAACGCACGGCACTGTCCTGGCGGCGCACCATCATGAGCGTCATTGCCGCCGACATCCTGATCTGGCGGGGGTGGCTGCACGCGCTCACCAAGGAAAGCACGGGCGCCGCGCCGGCCGGACTTTTCAGCACCGGACTCTCCGACCATGTGGTGGGACTTGGCATCGCCGCGATCGTCGCCTGCCTGACCACCATCACCCTGGTGGCGTGTGCGGTGGGCCGGATCAGGGTGCTGCGCGCCGGCGTCGGGCAGCTGGAAATGCAGGGCGACATAGCCCCTTCGCCTCTTATGTTACGTACAGCATCGGCCGCTATAGTGGCTCTGGCTGTTGCGGCCATGGGTGCCCTGGTATTGGGCATGTAG
- a CDS encoding YidH family protein, translated as MREPAWRRSGTTPDYRFSLANERTFLAWVRTALALLAGAVAIDQLAPEIAPTLVRIILCMVLALIGAALAIVSYRRWAHQEQAMRNNQELPHSWLLLGMTVVVAGAALVFAILILTRP; from the coding sequence ATGCGCGAGCCGGCTTGGCGGCGGTCCGGAACAACCCCCGACTACAGGTTTTCCCTGGCCAATGAGCGCACGTTCCTGGCCTGGGTGCGCACGGCGCTGGCACTGCTGGCGGGGGCCGTGGCCATTGACCAGCTCGCACCGGAAATCGCACCGACCCTGGTAAGGATCATCCTGTGCATGGTCCTGGCGTTGATCGGGGCCGCGTTGGCGATTGTGAGCTACCGCCGCTGGGCGCACCAGGAACAAGCCATGCGCAACAACCAGGAACTGCCACACTCGTGGCTGCTGCTGGGCATGACGGTGGTGGTTGCCGGGGCCGCACTGGTTTTTGCGATCCTGATCCTGACCCGCCCCTAG
- a CDS encoding ADP-ribosylglycohydrolase family protein, which yields MAAEPTNAPPANFASRVQATLMGGALGDTLGYLVEFDSLADITARFGPAGLVDLSQANGAVHFSDDTQMTLYTLDGLVEVLEWAQDGVGADINACQWLAYLRWLKTQGIAAAGNAPEPAPRWIDGQSVLRHQRHPGNACVSALATGEMGTSFRPLNVDSKGCGTVMRSAPYGLLPNIPAETIYKISSDAASLTHGHPSARQSSGAFSWLIHALAIGGLGLREAAESARDRAAAEPNAAPELLARLDAALALSADDAEPLSGAALTDALGLGWVAEEALAVALYSVLATAGPAVSPVEHFLAAVRLAVNHDGDSDSTGSIAGNMLGAFYGEAALPPAWLQLCEAPQLVHHLGAQFIKLTIG from the coding sequence ATTGCAGCAGAACCCACCAACGCCCCGCCCGCCAATTTTGCCAGCCGCGTCCAGGCCACGCTGATGGGTGGCGCGCTCGGCGATACGCTGGGCTACCTGGTGGAATTCGATTCGCTTGCCGACATCACGGCAAGGTTTGGCCCGGCCGGGCTGGTGGATTTGTCCCAGGCGAACGGTGCCGTGCACTTCTCCGACGACACCCAGATGACGCTCTACACCCTTGACGGACTGGTGGAGGTCCTGGAGTGGGCGCAGGACGGCGTGGGCGCCGACATCAACGCCTGCCAGTGGCTTGCCTACCTGCGCTGGCTCAAGACCCAGGGCATTGCGGCGGCCGGCAATGCCCCCGAGCCGGCACCGCGCTGGATCGATGGCCAAAGCGTATTGCGCCACCAGCGGCACCCGGGCAACGCCTGCGTTTCGGCGCTGGCCACGGGTGAGATGGGCACCTCGTTCCGGCCGCTGAACGTTGATTCAAAAGGCTGCGGGACCGTGATGCGCTCGGCCCCGTACGGGCTCCTGCCCAACATTCCGGCGGAGACCATTTACAAGATCAGCTCCGATGCCGCGTCCTTGACGCACGGCCATCCCTCCGCCCGGCAATCCTCCGGCGCGTTCAGCTGGTTGATCCATGCCCTGGCCATCGGCGGCCTTGGCTTGCGTGAGGCTGCCGAGTCGGCCCGGGACAGGGCCGCCGCGGAGCCGAATGCCGCACCCGAGCTGCTGGCCCGCCTGGATGCCGCGCTTGCACTTTCCGCGGACGACGCCGAGCCGCTGTCCGGCGCCGCCCTCACCGACGCGCTGGGGCTGGGTTGGGTGGCCGAGGAGGCGCTGGCCGTTGCCCTGTATTCGGTGCTGGCAACCGCCGGCCCGGCGGTGTCCCCCGTGGAGCACTTTTTGGCCGCGGTGCGCCTGGCCGTCAACCACGACGGCGACAGCGACTCCACGGGGTCGATTGCCGGGAACATGTTGGGCGCCTTCTACGGCGAGGCCGCGCTCCCCCCGGCCTGGCTGCAGCTGTGTGAGGCACCCCAGTTGGTGCACCATCTGGGCGCGCAGTTCATCAAGCTCACAATCGGCTAA
- a CDS encoding DUF4395 domain-containing protein, producing the protein MSSLSDRIPTATEFIQAPRPGRLKRFFAFPNPVNEFAARFTAGIVVVLSLTAVLTGQVWLVAVIAAGFVLRLAFGPRISPAALLSVKVLAPLLGEPRLVPGPPKRFAQGIGAVLTLAALVLLLAGASPAGWILMLLVVVAASLESMFGVCLGCIIFGVLARRGLIPESICEECANIRR; encoded by the coding sequence ATGAGCTCCCTGTCCGACCGCATCCCCACCGCCACCGAATTCATCCAGGCGCCGCGCCCCGGCCGGCTCAAGCGGTTTTTTGCCTTTCCCAACCCCGTCAATGAGTTCGCCGCCCGGTTCACCGCCGGAATCGTGGTGGTGTTGTCCCTGACGGCCGTGCTGACCGGCCAGGTCTGGCTGGTGGCCGTCATCGCCGCAGGATTCGTGTTGCGCCTGGCCTTTGGCCCGCGCATCTCCCCGGCTGCGCTCCTGTCCGTGAAGGTGCTGGCCCCGCTCCTTGGCGAGCCCCGGCTGGTGCCGGGCCCGCCCAAGCGTTTTGCCCAGGGGATCGGGGCCGTCCTCACGCTCGCGGCCCTGGTGTTGCTGCTGGCTGGCGCGTCCCCGGCCGGCTGGATCCTGATGCTGCTGGTGGTGGTCGCGGCCTCGCTGGAATCGATGTTCGGCGTGTGCCTTGGCTGCATCATCTTCGGTGTGCTGGCCCGCCGCGGCCTCATCCCCGAGAGCATTTGCGAGGAATGCGCCAACATCCGCCGCTGA
- a CDS encoding helix-turn-helix transcriptional regulator: MKYQRLLSMMLLLQTRQRMTAAELAGELDVSVRTVLRDVNTLAEADVPVFAERGRYGGIVLLPGSQLDVARLSPAEIDALKLLGLDPGQARQLGVDAPARTAHRKLASRRPVTGHSPVPLPLSLSELVVVDNLPWFSPESSGIAVADLGRDLQSGRRLRILYRGSAEQGPSWRTVDPYGLLAKAGRWYLVADAGGAPRLYLLDRLQRWELLPAGRRLREGESLARVSRHLSASVENRDGVTIVATLAADRLDLARRILGSRLTGHKPLEAGRVEITLAYDQLEGVRQLLQFGTHLRVTSPPGAQAVMREAATTMAALYQS, from the coding sequence ATGAAATATCAGCGCCTGCTCTCGATGATGTTGCTGCTCCAAACCCGTCAGCGCATGACCGCCGCCGAGCTCGCCGGGGAGCTCGACGTATCGGTGCGGACCGTGCTGCGGGACGTGAACACCTTGGCCGAGGCCGACGTGCCGGTCTTCGCCGAACGCGGCCGCTATGGCGGCATCGTCCTGCTGCCCGGTTCGCAGCTTGACGTGGCCAGGCTCAGCCCCGCCGAGATCGATGCCTTGAAATTGCTGGGGCTGGACCCCGGGCAGGCACGCCAGCTCGGCGTCGACGCACCGGCGCGCACGGCCCACCGAAAGCTTGCCTCCCGCCGTCCCGTGACCGGCCATTCCCCGGTGCCCTTGCCTTTGTCCCTGTCCGAGTTGGTCGTGGTGGACAACCTGCCCTGGTTCAGCCCCGAGTCGTCAGGGATTGCCGTCGCCGATCTCGGCAGGGACCTTCAGTCCGGCCGGCGATTGCGGATCCTCTACCGGGGGAGTGCCGAACAAGGCCCTTCCTGGCGCACGGTCGACCCGTATGGCCTCCTGGCGAAGGCGGGCCGCTGGTATCTGGTGGCCGACGCCGGCGGGGCGCCGCGGTTGTATCTCCTGGACAGGCTCCAACGCTGGGAACTGCTGCCGGCCGGCCGGCGGCTGCGCGAGGGTGAGTCGCTGGCCCGTGTGAGCCGCCACCTCAGCGCCTCGGTGGAGAACCGCGACGGCGTCACGATCGTTGCGACGCTGGCCGCCGACAGGCTCGACCTTGCCCGACGGATCCTGGGCTCACGACTGACCGGCCACAAGCCGCTGGAGGCCGGCCGGGTGGAGATCACGCTCGCCTACGACCAGCTGGAAGGCGTCCGCCAGCTGCTGCAGTTCGGCACCCACCTGCGGGTCACGAGCCCGCCCGGGGCGCAGGCCGTGATGCGGGAGGCCGCCACCACCATGGCGGCGCTCTACCAAAGCTAG
- a CDS encoding VOC family protein: MATPNLFLIYVTDVERSTAFYGELFEMEPVVRTPRYVPFEVAPGVLFALWSGRADTLKADSPRTSEVGLMVSGSRAAVDSRYAQWTAKGVTVIEEPYDDVFGRTFVIADPDGNLIRVSPVD; the protein is encoded by the coding sequence ATGGCCACGCCAAACCTGTTCCTGATCTACGTCACGGACGTTGAACGTTCCACCGCGTTCTACGGCGAGCTGTTCGAGATGGAACCCGTTGTCCGCACTCCCCGTTACGTCCCGTTCGAGGTCGCCCCGGGCGTGCTGTTCGCCCTGTGGTCGGGCCGGGCCGACACGCTCAAGGCGGATTCGCCGCGCACCAGTGAGGTCGGGCTCATGGTGTCGGGTTCACGGGCGGCCGTCGACAGCCGTTATGCGCAGTGGACGGCCAAGGGGGTCACCGTCATCGAGGAACCATACGATGACGTCTTTGGACGCACCTTCGTCATCGCCGACCCCGACGGGAACCTCATCCGAGTGTCCCCCGTCGACTGA
- a CDS encoding ABC transporter ATP-binding protein, whose amino-acid sequence MSTPIVHIGNVSKKYRDTMALDGVSLTLERDKIYGLLGRNGAGKTTLMSILTAQGFASSGEVSVFGEDPYENEKVLRRICFIRESQKYPDDFHARHAFKAAALFYANWDNDLALQLVKDFELPLNRRIKKLSRGQLSAVGVIIGLASRAELTFFDEPYLGLDAVARQLFYDRLLADYAEFPRTIVLSSHLIDEVANLLEHVVIIDKGRIILDDDADHIRGSAVNVAGHGATVESFAAGRTVVHREGIGALLSLTLDGALTAAERREARELGLELSPVSLQQFVIRKTLDAGAGLGLDGEPEPDPAAPATKNTRMGAVR is encoded by the coding sequence ATGAGTACGCCCATTGTCCACATAGGCAACGTGTCCAAAAAGTATCGCGACACGATGGCCCTCGACGGGGTCAGTCTCACCTTGGAAAGGGACAAGATCTACGGGCTGCTGGGCCGCAACGGGGCCGGCAAGACCACCCTGATGTCGATCCTGACCGCCCAGGGCTTTGCCAGCAGCGGCGAGGTGAGCGTCTTCGGCGAGGACCCCTACGAGAACGAAAAAGTCCTGCGCCGGATCTGCTTCATCAGGGAATCCCAAAAATACCCCGATGACTTCCACGCCAGGCACGCATTCAAGGCGGCGGCGCTCTTCTACGCGAACTGGGACAACGACCTCGCCCTGCAATTGGTGAAGGACTTTGAACTGCCGCTCAACCGGCGCATCAAGAAGCTTTCCCGCGGGCAGTTGTCGGCCGTGGGCGTCATTATCGGACTGGCCTCGCGGGCGGAGCTGACGTTCTTCGACGAGCCCTACCTCGGCCTGGATGCCGTGGCCCGCCAACTGTTCTACGACAGGCTCCTGGCCGACTACGCCGAATTCCCGCGCACCATCGTGCTCTCCTCGCACCTCATCGACGAGGTCGCGAACCTGCTCGAACACGTCGTCATCATCGACAAGGGCCGGATCATCCTCGACGACGACGCCGACCACATCCGCGGCTCCGCGGTCAATGTTGCCGGGCACGGCGCCACGGTTGAGTCGTTCGCGGCGGGCCGGACGGTGGTGCACAGGGAGGGCATCGGGGCCCTGCTGTCGCTGACCCTCGACGGCGCCCTGACCGCGGCCGAGCGCCGCGAGGCCCGGGAACTCGGCCTTGAACTGAGTCCGGTCTCGCTCCAACAGTTTGTCATCAGGAAGACCCTCGACGCCGGTGCCGGACTGGGGCTCGACGGCGAACCGGAACCGGACCCGGCCGCGCCCGCCACGAAGAACACCCGGATGGGAGCAGTACGATGA
- a CDS encoding GntR family transcriptional regulator — MIDDSKPIFLQIAEMIENDIVDGVLAEEAQVPSTNEFAAFHRINPATAAKGVNRLVDDGILYKRRGIGMFVATGARAMLLGRRREDFYEQFVRPLAREARKLGIDGGQLAEMLGREAAGQATAGQGTEGPGMAVKQKEGAL; from the coding sequence GTGATTGACGACAGCAAACCGATCTTCCTGCAAATTGCCGAAATGATCGAGAACGACATTGTTGACGGTGTGTTGGCCGAGGAGGCGCAGGTTCCTTCGACGAACGAATTTGCGGCCTTCCACCGGATCAACCCGGCCACGGCGGCCAAGGGCGTCAACCGGCTGGTCGACGACGGAATCCTCTACAAGAGACGGGGAATTGGCATGTTTGTTGCCACGGGTGCCAGGGCCATGTTGCTGGGCCGGCGCCGGGAAGACTTTTACGAACAATTTGTCCGTCCGCTGGCCCGGGAGGCCCGGAAGCTGGGGATCGACGGCGGCCAGCTCGCCGAGATGCTGGGCCGGGAAGCCGCCGGGCAAGCGACCGCCGGACAAGGAACTGAAGGCCCTGGGATGGCAGTGAAGCAGAAGGAAGGTGCGCTATGA